The proteins below are encoded in one region of Mycobacterium shinjukuense:
- a CDS encoding excalibur calcium-binding domain-containing protein, with amino-acid sequence MTVRTLCAAAAIAAAACGVAAGAAPAGRAEPADTSCTEMSAHGTCVYRNCTDAKANGRCNISRDDPAYCPKQDRDNDGLACEC; translated from the coding sequence ATGACGGTTCGTACGCTTTGTGCGGCCGCAGCTATCGCGGCCGCCGCCTGCGGTGTGGCCGCAGGCGCCGCGCCGGCCGGCCGGGCGGAACCGGCCGACACAAGCTGCACCGAGATGAGCGCACACGGGACCTGTGTCTACCGGAATTGCACCGACGCGAAGGCGAACGGCAGATGCAACATTTCCCGCGATGACCCGGCCTATTGCCCCAAGCAGGACCGGGACAACGACGGCCTGGCCTGCGAGTGTTGA